From a single Couchioplanes caeruleus genomic region:
- a CDS encoding response regulator, translated as MSPAVLIVDDSLTVRMDLHEAFEGDGFTTVLCATGEQARRAFREADFDVAVLDVMLPDADGVDLLRELRSLPGREHTPTVLLSSEADVADRLLGLRTGADEYVGKPYDSGYVVARSRQLLGEAHAADPQTTVLVIDDSVTFRERLRQLLEPEGYAVLTAASGEEGLRTAADRRPQAVIVDGVMPGIDGATVIRRMRLDPALRDTPCLLMTASDDYATEVQMLEAGADAFVRKQQDLAVVLAKLAAVLRTSADQLPIEGIGSLHGPGKVLAVSAERTRLEEWGDVLRTDGYDVVAATGPDEALDLLAAQPVDCIVLGLGDGAHETCARIKEVPQIRDTPLVMTGDRDDALLECLAAGADDYVRAADGAETLRAHVRAQIRRKQSLDESRRIREELMRRELDAAGERAARQLAETRAALVEELEWRNRELEAFSGSVSHDLRGPLQIISSYAETILDEDEPLGEQTRHRVERIHAAAGRMADLVESLLILARSSRGELRRNRLDLTETAWQVIREVEAREPGRKIRFSVTEAMTADADEGLIRVILENLVTNACKFTRRVEEPVVEVGWTGSGEDVRYFIRDNGAGFPEGKAGELFRPFARLHSTADFPGTGIGLTTVHRAVERHGGEIHAEGHEGEGAMFWFTLPPEGRAR; from the coding sequence ATGAGCCCGGCCGTGCTGATCGTGGACGACAGCCTCACCGTCCGCATGGACCTGCACGAGGCGTTCGAGGGCGACGGGTTCACCACGGTGCTCTGCGCCACCGGCGAGCAGGCCCGGCGGGCGTTCCGCGAGGCCGACTTCGACGTCGCGGTGCTCGACGTGATGCTGCCCGACGCCGACGGCGTGGACCTGCTGCGCGAGCTGCGGTCGCTGCCGGGGCGCGAGCACACCCCGACGGTGCTGCTGTCCAGCGAGGCGGACGTCGCCGACCGGCTCCTCGGGCTGCGCACCGGTGCCGACGAGTACGTCGGCAAGCCGTACGACTCCGGGTACGTCGTCGCGCGCTCGCGGCAGCTGCTGGGCGAGGCCCACGCAGCGGATCCGCAGACCACCGTCCTGGTGATCGACGACAGCGTCACGTTCCGGGAGCGGCTGCGGCAGCTGCTGGAGCCCGAGGGGTACGCCGTGCTCACCGCGGCCTCCGGCGAGGAGGGCCTGCGCACGGCGGCGGACCGGCGCCCGCAGGCGGTGATCGTGGACGGGGTCATGCCGGGCATCGACGGCGCGACGGTGATCCGGCGGATGCGGCTGGACCCGGCGCTGCGCGACACCCCCTGCCTGCTGATGACCGCCTCGGACGACTACGCGACCGAGGTGCAGATGCTGGAGGCGGGCGCCGACGCGTTCGTCCGCAAGCAGCAGGACCTCGCCGTCGTGCTGGCCAAGCTGGCCGCGGTGCTGCGGACCAGCGCCGACCAGCTGCCCATCGAGGGGATCGGCAGCCTGCACGGGCCGGGCAAGGTCCTCGCGGTGTCGGCGGAGCGGACCCGGCTCGAGGAGTGGGGCGACGTGCTGCGCACCGACGGGTACGACGTCGTCGCGGCCACCGGCCCGGACGAGGCCCTGGACCTGCTCGCCGCCCAGCCGGTCGACTGCATCGTGCTCGGCCTGGGCGACGGCGCGCACGAGACCTGCGCGCGGATCAAGGAGGTGCCGCAGATCCGCGACACCCCGCTGGTGATGACCGGCGACCGGGACGACGCGCTGCTGGAGTGCCTGGCGGCGGGCGCCGACGACTACGTCCGCGCGGCCGACGGGGCGGAGACGCTGCGGGCTCACGTACGCGCCCAGATCCGCCGCAAGCAGTCGCTGGACGAGAGCCGGCGCATCCGCGAGGAGCTCATGCGCCGCGAGCTGGACGCGGCGGGCGAGCGGGCCGCGCGGCAGCTCGCCGAGACGCGGGCGGCGCTCGTCGAGGAGCTGGAGTGGCGCAACCGCGAGCTGGAGGCGTTCAGCGGCTCGGTGTCGCACGACCTGCGCGGGCCGCTGCAGATCATCAGCAGCTACGCCGAGACCATCCTGGACGAGGACGAGCCGCTGGGCGAGCAGACCCGGCACCGCGTCGAACGCATCCACGCCGCGGCCGGGCGCATGGCGGACCTGGTGGAGTCGCTGCTGATCCTGGCCCGGTCCAGCCGCGGGGAGCTGCGCCGGAACCGCCTCGACCTGACCGAGACGGCGTGGCAGGTGATCCGCGAGGTGGAGGCCCGCGAGCCCGGCCGCAAGATCCGCTTCTCGGTGACCGAGGCGATGACCGCGGACGCCGACGAGGGCCTCATCCGCGTCATCCTCGAGAACCTCGTCACCAACGCCTGCAAGTTCACCCGCAGGGTCGAGGAGCCGGTCGTCGAGGTCGGCTGGACGGGCTCCGGCGAGGACGTGCGGTACTTCATCCGCGACAACGGGGCGGGCTTCCCCGAGGGCAAGGCGGGCGAGCTGTTCCGCCCGTTCGCCCGCCTGCACAGCACCGCCGACTTCCCGGGCACGGGTATCGGCCTGACCACCGTGCACCGGGCGGTGGAACGCCACGGCGGCGAGATCCACGCGGAGGGCCACGAGGGCGAGGGCGCGATGTTCTGGTTCACCCTTCCGCCGGAGGGGCGGGCGCGTTAG